CGCCCTCGGAGTCAAGACAGCCTGTGTTGACTTCGATCCCGGGCCAAATCCGTGGCTGTCCCAGGCGGGAAGCCGATCCGGCATCGAGGAGTACCTGGCAGGGAAGGCGGCGTGGGACGACGTGGTGTTCTCGCAGGAGGATGTTGCGTGCTTCAAGCTGAGACAGGACTCCGGGGACTTGCCTGAGCGGATGCACGGAAGCGCCATGCGGCGGTTCATGGATACGCTGCGGTCGCGGTACGGATGTGTCATCGTCGAGTCACCCGCCTGGGTGTCCGATGAAGTCAGTGCCCGGATGTTGGCCGGCATGACGGATCATTCGCTCTGGGTCGCCTCTGTTTCTCTATCCACCCGTCCGGTTGTCGGCAAGGCCTTTGACGCGCTCGACCGCGCCGGGATCCATCCACTCGGCATGATCCTGAATCGAGCGTCTTCCGAGGGCGGGGGCCGCCTGTGACCCCGCACCGCCACGCATGTGCCACAGCGTTGATGGTCCTGGCCGGGCTGTGGGCAGCGATCGTCGGAACGGGATGCCGGACACACCCGGCGCCGCCGATTGGCGCGGGCGTGCAATCGCCGGTCGAACAGCCGGCAGGGGATTCCGTCAAGGCCGCGTCGAAACTTGATGCAAGCTGCTTCAAACCATACGACCCCGCCACCTATCGCCTGGCGGTCGGTGACGTGGTTGAGATATCCGTCTTCGGCTTTCCTGAGACGGTGGCGGTGACGCCGGTGGCCCCGGACGGCAAGCTGTACTACCAGTTCATGGAGGCGATCCCGGCGGTTGGCCGCGCGCCCGCGGATGTGGCGCGCGACCTGGAGGCGAAACTGAACCCAATGTTCAACGACCCTTCCGTGTCCATCCTGCCACGCCAGTTTGCGGCGAACCGCTTCCTGGCGCTTGGCAAGGTGGTGTATCCCAATGTCTATCCGCTGGATAGCGCGCTGACCCTGCGGCAGGCCGTCGCGCGCGCGGGTGGCCTGGCCCAGGGGATCTACCGCGGCACGACCATCGAACTGGCGTCCTTGCGGGACAGCTATCTCCTGCGCGACGGAAAGCGTGTTCCTGTCGATTTCGAGGCGCTGATCCACCGCAGCGATGCCTCGCAGGATATCTACGTGAGGCCCGGCGATGTGATCTTCATCGCCTCAGGACTTGGACGCGAAGTGTTCTTGATGGGCGCGGTCGGCGAACAGAAAGCCGCCGGCTACACCGACGGGATGACGCTGGTGGAGTTGATCTCGGGACAGTCCGAGCGCGGCGGCGGGTATTCGCCTTCGGCC
The Lentisphaerota bacterium genome window above contains:
- a CDS encoding polysaccharide export protein, whose protein sequence is MTPHRHACATALMVLAGLWAAIVGTGCRTHPAPPIGAGVQSPVEQPAGDSVKAASKLDASCFKPYDPATYRLAVGDVVEISVFGFPETVAVTPVAPDGKLYYQFMEAIPAVGRAPADVARDLEAKLNPMFNDPSVSILPRQFAANRFLALGKVVYPNVYPLDSALTLRQAVARAGGLAQGIYRGTTIELASLRDSYLLRDGKRVPVDFEALIHRSDASQDIYVRPGDVIFIASGLGREVFLMGAVGEQKAAGYTDGMTLVELISGQSERGGGYSPSARLGKVLIVRGALNNPTSFDVDLAAILKGREPDVLLMPGDIVYVPEKPFRFARDLTRAVILTFVRTFASEVGAELVDETIFLTTPSPSQGGGQ